The sequence TCCGTTTTCAATCTCTTCGTCGGACAGTTCGCCTTCAAAAAATTTTTCAATGAGTTCGTCATCGCTTTCTGCAGCGACTTCAACGAGTGCCTCACGGGTTTCTTCAGCTTGTGTCTCCAAGTCTGCTGGTATTTCGGCTTTCGCAGCGCGTTTGCTGCCGTCGGGTTGCAGATAAGCCGCCATCTGTATGACATCGACAACGCCGGAAAACTGATCTTCTTTACCGATCGGGAGTTGAATAGGGACAGCCCGTGTCTCTAAAATATCTTCAATGCTCGCGAGGGCGTTTTCAAAGCTGGCGTTCTCTTTATCCATTTTATTGATAAAGATGAGGCGTGGCAGTTCATATTTGTCTGCGATCTCCCACACTTTTTCGGTTCCACCTTCGACACCAGTTGTCGCATCAACGACGACAACAACAGCATCAACGACTCGGAGGACGCTGTGGAGGTCTCCGTAAAAATCTTCTGCGCCCGGGGTATCAATCAGATTTAGTTTGTGTCCTTCCCATTCTGCGATACAGACGGAACAGTTGAGGGTCGTTTTACGTTCTATCTCGTCAGCGGCATAGTCGGCTACAGAATTTCCGCTATCGACAGCCCCCATGCGCTCAATCGCACCACCGTTGTAAAGCATCGCTTCAGCGAGTGATGTCTTGCCTGCTCCTGAATGCGCTATAATTGCAATGTTCCTGATCTCATCGGTCCTGTATTGTTTCATACGTCCTAAAATTTCTCCTTTTTCTGTTAACCACACGGGATAGAGCGAACTATGCCATTTAAAGTTAAATCTTAACACCTTGAAACAAAAATGTCAAGAAAATATTTATGCTGCCTTCTGGAGTGGTATCTTCTTTTAATTATGCTGATGGGTGATGTCCGAATGGCAAAGTCCATCCACGGAATGGTCAGGCACATTTCCCGCTGCTATGGTGTGGTAGACAGCGCAATGCCAATAGTTAGTATACTGTCGGTGACAACATCTTCAACATTTGAACCATCGAGGTTGGCGCGCTGAACCTTATATTTATGTGGAATTGTCCAATATATTTTTCCACCCGAAATGTCTAAGGCAATACCGATTGGACTGTTCGCATAATATATTTTTAGACCTAAAATACCTAACGGAATATTTATCGCAGTACCGATAAGTTTACCGTATCTAACAAAGAGAGTCTTGAGATTTGAACCATCAAGATTCGCACACTGAATTTTACCACTGAACTCATCTGCCCAATAAATTTTACTTCCATCTAAATCCAGAGCGATACCGTTTGGGCCCAGCAAACCAGTGATGATGTCTTCAACCTCTGAACCATTGAGATTCGCACGTTGAATCTTACCGGCACCAAGGTCTGCCCAGTACATTTTTCCATTGGGAACGTCCAAGGTGATGCCACGTGGACTTTGCAAACCAGTGATGATGTCTTCAATCTCTGAACCATCAAGGTTGGCGCGTTGAATTTTATTCGTCGGAGCATTCCAGACGGTCCAGTACATCTTACTTCCATCAACATCCAGTGCAATACCTTCCTTGATTCCTTTACTGGACGGAACAAGTTCCTCAACGTTTGAGCCGTCCCAGTGAGCACGTTGAATTTTACAACCGCTCGTCCAGTACATCTGACCGCCGGAAATGTCTAATGCTATACCAATTGGAGAGCATACGTCAGTAAAGAGGTTTTCAATGTCTGAGCTATCGGAGCGAATGCGCCGAATTCTACCTGATCTGTTTGTCCAATAGATGAGGGCATCTTCAGTTTCGATTTCCTGCTCAACGGATGGTTCTTCGGATAATATGTCTTGGGACATTTTCCTGTCTTTCTCGTAACCCACGAAAAAAACGACACATCCAATTCCAATTAAAACGATAGCAAATATTGCTTTTTTTTTCATAATTCATTATTCTTTTGATAATCGCTATGCCCTAAGTTAGCACCGCAACAAAATACGGATCAAATCAAAACCGCATAAACGGACATAGAATCAATATATTTAATTCTATATGTTATGTGTTACTATGGTTTAATTGTAATTTGTTTCCATTTAGAAGTCAACTTGGTAGGGCATTTGACCAGAGCCATTCGGTTTTAAAAAAAGGGGGCGGGTTTATTTTTTTAGCGATTCAGCGTGGTTAGAAAACTGCACCTACGGGACCTGGTTATTCAAAATCGTTCCAAAGATTGAGAAGAAGGTTGACAGATTACGCCGTGTTGTGTAAAATAATTGGACTTTAGAGCAGTTGATAGATTTCCAAAATTTACTGTCAACTCGTAAGAAAACCGAGCGAAAAATTTCGTGTTTAGAACACCTAATAAGGAGAAAATCTCATGAAGCAGCTAAACATTCAATGCCTCTGTATATGTGTCTGTTTCGCGTTCATATTAGCGATACACCCAGCATCAGCGATTCGTTACGAGTTTGATAGCGACAAAGAGATTGCAGATTGGGAACTCGGACCCCAAGCAACAGCGAAAGTCAAAGACGGTATGCTTGAACTCACCGTTGCCGGTGGACAGAATTCGGGTATCTATTTTGGCGAGGATAACTGGACCGATTACCGAATGGAGGTCAAAGCACGGAAGGCCGCTGGTCCCTATTTCCATTTGTTTGTTCGGACCCAAGAACCGGCACAGGATTTCTATTTCATGGAGATCAGTTATAACTCGCATACGACTTCGGTTTTCATGTTTAGCGGTGGTGCCGCGAATGAAATTACCGGTGGTCCCCGCCCGAAACGTCCCGATTCAAAGGACACTAAAGGTGGCGATGCCTATACTATAGTCTTTGAAGTGGAAGGCGAAACCCTCAGGACCTACATTGATGGGAAATTGATGGTTGAAACTGAGGATAAGACCTACGATAAAGGTCGTCCCGGCTTGGGTGGCAGAGATTCGACCGTCCTCTACGAGTACATGGAAATTAACGGTGAGGGCATCCCACCGACAGCAGTTGAGCCTGCTGATAAATTAGCGACTTTATGGGGCGAATTGAAGAACCCGATAAATTAACAACGACTTGGGGAAAACTGAAATCCCCGAAATAGCAGTCAGCCATCAGCAGTGAGCTGTCAGAGAAGAGACGGTCAATGGTTACCAGAAATCTTCTTGGTCTCTGACTGCTGAAAGCCGATTGCTGATAGCCAGTAAAAAAATAGGAGGAAAGCGTGGAGGTATCGCACCTGATAAGATTACGAATGAACACATCTGAGCAATACTTTCACACGGAATAAAGATGAGACAGTTAGTATACTTTTTGATAGCTGCAGTGCTCTTGATGAGTTGTGTCTTCACTTATGCAGCCGATGCAGAGGATGATTTACTTATCTACTTACCTTTTGATGAAGGACAAGGTAACAAGGCGGAAGATGTTGGGCCTAATGGATTTGTTGGTGATATAAAGAACGCAAAATGGGTGGAAGGAATTGCCGGTCAAGCACTCCAATTCAAAAATGGAAGTGTCAACTTTGACCCACTCAAAATTGATCAACCCAAAGAAATGACGATTGAGTTTTGGTTTAAACCGGACGAGGAAATTGAAGGTGGTGGCAGGATTGATCTGCTCTATCGTTTGAATGGTGGCGGACGGCCCCACATTACGTTCAACCGTGGTGGCGTGTTATTCGGGTTCTACTTTGCGACGCAAGGTGTAGAAATACCAATACACACGAATTATGATGTGTTTAAGCCCGAATGGTACTACTTCGTTGGGTCGCAGAGCAAACAGATAGCGTGGATGTATATCAACGGAGAACTTGATGCTGAAGCGAAAGCTGGTGGAGATGCACGCATGGATTTCGGCACCCAAGGAATGTGCATCGCAGCGAGTCAGGGCAACGCCAACTTCTTCAACGGTGTGATTGACGAATTTAAGATGTGGAGTTTCGCGTTCACCGCTGAGGACGTTAAAGCCAGTATGGAAGAAACCCTCGCTGTGAATGCCGGTGGAAAATTAACGACGACATGGAGCAAACTCAAGTCTCAAAAATAGTTGTCAGAGGAATCGTTTTCAGGCATCAGTTGTCAGTTAACATCAGTTGTCAGTTAAGAGGGGTCTTGTGGCTGCCACAACATCTCTTGTGACTGAAAACTGGGAACCGGGAACTGATAACTATTCTACCGTATCATTGAGATGTGGAGTGGGCGGCTTGCTGAGCGTCCCTCCGCATCCACACACGTTAACACATGTTGCCCTTTAACAGGTGTGAACCAGTGTTCCTCTCCTGCCTTCCCTTTGAAAATTAACTCACCATCCAAAAACCAGAACAAATTCTGTGTCCGGTTGGTAGCCGAAGCCGACAGTCGAATTTTTTGATTTCCCAGTGGCACACCTGTCCGAATGTAATAGGTGGTGTCTTCTGCTGGAGATAAAATAATAGGGGCATTCCCTGCGATTGTACCGGTACACAAGGGGTTATGTTCCGGCAGAACCGGCACGGCAAATCCATTTTCTGCTAACCACGTCGCTGCCTCAGCGGGCCACTCTTCAAATATTTTTCGGTGCGCGTTGTCTGTCGAGAAATTTCGACAGTGGGAGCAGAGACTGTACCCTGTGGTTTCGTCAACATAGATGCGTTTGTGAATTGTACAGACCGCTACAGGTGAGATACCGGGGATATACACGTCGCTCTTGTGGGTGGGGCAGTGTGGCGAGACCGGCGCACCACTGAGCGCACAGACCTGCCGTGTTTTCAATAATTGCTCCGGCTTGGTGAACCATCGGTGTGTGTCCTGCCCTGTTAGTGCAGTAAAGAGCGCGAATAGAATCGGGGTTGCAGCGTCTGTCCCACTCAGCATTGGAGACCCTCTACCGTCGAAGTTACCGAGCCAAACGCCAATCGTTAATGTCGGTGAGTACCCGATACACCACGCATCTCGGTGTCCGTAAGAAGTACCAGTTTTCCATGCAATTTTCGGGAGGTTCATTGTGCTTTCAAAAACTTCTAAACTTTTAACTGCGTTCGCAGGTCGTTGTGAAGTTGTGAGCATCTCGGTTATAATGAAACTCGTTTCCGCTCGGAGTAAACGTTTTTTTGAATAGTTTTCAGTTTTCAGTTTTCGGTTATCAGTTAAAGAGGTATTTACTTTACCGAAAACCTCTTGGGACTGACTGCTGATAACTGGCGACTGACGACTATTTGTTGAATGTTTAATCTCCTCTTGTAACTGACCACTGATAACTGATGACTGATGACTCCTCCGCGTTAATTGATAAGGTTCAAATTCTCCCATATTTGCCAATCCTGCGTAGAGTGTTGTCAACTCAAGCAAATTCACTTCACATCCACCGAGAACCATAGACAACCCGTACTTTCTGTCGGGTGCGAACGTGGAAATGCCAGCCTGTTTGAGGAAGGCAGGCAGTGTGATGTTTTTCAGGAGCGCATTGAGGTTGACGGCGGGGACATTGAGAGAGCGTGCCAATGCCTGACGGGCGGTAACGTAGCCGTTATATTTGCCATCATAATTCACGGGTTCATATCCGGCGTAACTGATGGGGACATCGAATAACAGTGTTTCTGGTGTAATTAAACCCTGTTCCATTGCCAACGCATAGACAAAAGGTTTGAGCGCAGAACCGGGGGAGCGCGGCGCGAGCGTCCCATTTATCTGTCCTGACGCGCGCCGGTCGAAAAAATCGTGAGAACCCACCATTGCTAAAACCTCACGACTTCGCGTATCCATAACGACGATCGCACCTGTGCCAGCACTATGAGACCCCTGAAGGCTTGGTTTTCCTGCTGCATCCAGATATTCGCGAAGAATACGTACGGCAGTCTCCTGAACCTTTGTGTCTATTGTCGTATATATTCTACCGTCTGTTGTAGGTGCTGCATGTCTAACCAACATGCGTGAGAGGTGGGGTGCTTTAAATGGCAGTGGATAACGTGTTTTAGGGATCGGCTCCTGCGATGCCTCTTGCCACTGCTGTTTGGAGATCTGCCCACGTGCCAGGAGACGGTTCAGCACTTTTTCGCGCGCCTTTCTCGCATTTTCTGGAAATCTATCCGGTCGCAAACGTTCTGGTGCATTCGGGATAGCGGCGAGGAGTGCGGCTTCGCCGAGGCTAAGCGCGTGTTGAGGTTTATTGAAGTAAAAACGAGATGCTGCCGCTGTCCCAACGATATTCCCACCGTAGGGGAGCATGTTGAAGTAGAGGTTTAAAATCTCAGATTTAGAATAGGTATGTTCAAGTTGGAGGGCGCGGAACGCCTCAATGAGTTTGTTTGGAATATTTCGGGCTTTGGGTTCCATCAGTCGCGCGAGCTGCATGGTAATGGTTGAACCGCCGCGCACCACCTCACCTGCTTTGAGATTGTCATAGAGGGCGGTTGCAATGGACACTGGGTTGATACCGTAGTGGTAGTAAAACCATCTATCTTCCGATGTTAGTATGGCTTGGTGTAATAACAGGGAATGGCTCTCGAATCTCGACTCTCGGAAGCCTTCAGAAGAACGGTTGATAGCTATTTCACTGACTGCTGATGGAAACCGATGGCTGACGGCTATTCGCCACATACCATCCTCGGCTAAAAATGCTCGAAGCCACTGTCCGTTTCTGTCCAACACAATCCGAGAGGGTGGTGGATGCAGACGTGCTTTCGGCAGCGGGAAATACCAGTTTGCAAGCATGAAGAGGGTGATGAGGAGGAGTGCCGGTAGCAGCCAAAATAGTCTTTTGAATGGAAGGATGGAGAGGGGGAAGGATGGATCGTCCCACAATCTTCCAGTCTTCCAATCTTCCAATCTTCCAATCCCCAGGTCTTCCATTCTGATTTTTTTCATTGTTCTGCGACCACTTCAATCCGCATGCTACCTTTTACTGCAGATTTTGTTGGATCGTACATCGCTTCAGCGACAATAGGAGGTAGCGTGAATTCACCCTGCGTAACTGCGCGTAGCGCGTAATAGAACTTGCGTTCACGTTGCCGTGGGAACGTACCGAAGAAAATAAGCCGGTCATCGCGAATATCAAGATAGTCCGGTTTGAAGTCTTGTGATTTCAACCACGGAATGCCCGCACGCGACTCCAGCCGCGGGTTTTCAATCTCAAAGCCTGTGGGCAACATATCTACGATAACGACGTTTTCAAGGTTGGCGGTTAATGCTTTGACGGTTATCTCCGCAACGATTAAATCGCCGTGCACAAATGTGCCGGTAAGTCCTTCACCATCTTTGTTGAAATAGCGGCGACTCACCTGTAACTCGCGCTCATATTCCTCAATAAAGGAGTCGCGTTGGATACCGAAGGCACTCCAGTAATAGTAGCAGCTGCCTTCGCCTTCG is a genomic window of Candidatus Poribacteria bacterium containing:
- a CDS encoding SMP-30/gluconolactonase/LRE family protein, which gives rise to MKKKAIFAIVLIGIGCVVFFVGYEKDRKMSQDILSEEPSVEQEIETEDALIYWTNRSGRIRRIRSDSSDIENLFTDVCSPIGIALDISGGQMYWTSGCKIQRAHWDGSNVEELVPSSKGIKEGIALDVDGSKMYWTVWNAPTNKIQRANLDGSEIEDIITGLQSPRGITLDVPNGKMYWADLGAGKIQRANLNGSEVEDIITGLLGPNGIALDLDGSKIYWADEFSGKIQCANLDGSNLKTLFVRYGKLIGTAINIPLGILGLKIYYANSPIGIALDISGGKIYWTIPHKYKVQRANLDGSNVEDVVTDSILTIGIALSTTP
- a CDS encoding DUF1080 domain-containing protein — its product is MKQLNIQCLCICVCFAFILAIHPASAIRYEFDSDKEIADWELGPQATAKVKDGMLELTVAGGQNSGIYFGEDNWTDYRMEVKARKAAGPYFHLFVRTQEPAQDFYFMEISYNSHTTSVFMFSGGAANEITGGPRPKRPDSKDTKGGDAYTIVFEVEGETLRTYIDGKLMVETEDKTYDKGRPGLGGRDSTVLYEYMEINGEGIPPTAVEPADKLATLWGELKNPIN
- a CDS encoding LamG domain-containing protein, with the translated sequence MRQLVYFLIAAVLLMSCVFTYAADAEDDLLIYLPFDEGQGNKAEDVGPNGFVGDIKNAKWVEGIAGQALQFKNGSVNFDPLKIDQPKEMTIEFWFKPDEEIEGGGRIDLLYRLNGGGRPHITFNRGGVLFGFYFATQGVEIPIHTNYDVFKPEWYYFVGSQSKQIAWMYINGELDAEAKAGGDARMDFGTQGMCIAASQGNANFFNGVIDEFKMWSFAFTAEDVKASMEETLAVNAGGKLTTTWSKLKSQK
- the pbpC gene encoding penicillin-binding protein 1C, with amino-acid sequence MKKIRMEDLGIGRLEDWKTGRLWDDPSFPLSILPFKRLFWLLPALLLITLFMLANWYFPLPKARLHPPPSRIVLDRNGQWLRAFLAEDGMWRIAVSHRFPSAVSEIAINRSSEGFRESRFESHSLLLHQAILTSEDRWFYYHYGINPVSIATALYDNLKAGEVVRGGSTITMQLARLMEPKARNIPNKLIEAFRALQLEHTYSKSEILNLYFNMLPYGGNIVGTAAASRFYFNKPQHALSLGEAALLAAIPNAPERLRPDRFPENARKAREKVLNRLLARGQISKQQWQEASQEPIPKTRYPLPFKAPHLSRMLVRHAAPTTDGRIYTTIDTKVQETAVRILREYLDAAGKPSLQGSHSAGTGAIVVMDTRSREVLAMVGSHDFFDRRASGQINGTLAPRSPGSALKPFVYALAMEQGLITPETLLFDVPISYAGYEPVNYDGKYNGYVTARQALARSLNVPAVNLNALLKNITLPAFLKQAGISTFAPDRKYGLSMVLGGCEVNLLELTTLYAGLANMGEFEPYQLTRRSHQSSVISGQLQEEIKHSTNSRQSPVISSQSQEVFGKVNTSLTDNRKLKTENYSKKRLLRAETSFIITEMLTTSQRPANAVKSLEVFESTMNLPKIAWKTGTSYGHRDAWCIGYSPTLTIGVWLGNFDGRGSPMLSGTDAATPILFALFTALTGQDTHRWFTKPEQLLKTRQVCALSGAPVSPHCPTHKSDVYIPGISPVAVCTIHKRIYVDETTGYSLCSHCRNFSTDNAHRKIFEEWPAEAATWLAENGFAVPVLPEHNPLCTGTIAGNAPIILSPAEDTTYYIRTGVPLGNQKIRLSASATNRTQNLFWFLDGELIFKGKAGEEHWFTPVKGQHVLTCVDAEGRSASRPLHISMIR